One window of the Colletotrichum destructivum chromosome 6, complete sequence genome contains the following:
- a CDS encoding Putative CTP synthase, glutamine amidotransferase, class I glutamine amidotransferase translates to MRYVLVSGGVISGVGKGIIASSTGLLLKTLGLRVTSIKIDPYLSVDAGLMAPAEHGECFVLQDGMEVDLDLGNYERYLAIRLTGEHNITTGKVYRHVIDKERRGDYLGKTVQVVPHVTDAIQDWIERVAKIPTDDSGEEPDVCIIELGGTVGDIESMPYVEALTQLRHRAGSGNFIQIHVSYVPTIHGEQKTKPTQHAVKTVRSYGLVPDMIACRCEQPLEEATVKKIALLCQVDVPQVLVVRDMPTIYQVPLLLEEQNLIPFLRKAVNLDALHIPQSRIAEGEALWKTWASVVSRPSDGEINIALVGKYVKSQDAYLSVVKALEHSAMHLRKKLNICWVDAEHLEPQAKSQDQAQYHKAWHDVCTASGIIVPGGFGTRGTEGMMKVSKWARENGTPFLGVCLGFQTAIIQYARDFLNIVNATSEEFDASAENKVVIYMPEISRDKLGGTMRLGLRPTEFQPGSEWSKLRSLYGEADSVEERHRHRYEANPAYVEKLTEAGLNFVGKDETGERMEIFEIKDHPYFVGTQFHAEYQSKVLNPSRPYLGFIAASAGCLDQVIKEQLAAAKLANGTNHVV, encoded by the exons ATGCGTTACGTTCTCGTCTCAGGCGGTGTCATCTCGGGAGTGGGCAAGGGCATCATCGCCTCTTCCACGGGTCTG CTCCTCAAGACCCTGGGATTGCGTGTAACTAGCATCAAGATCGACCCGTACCTGTCG GTCGATGCTGGTCTCATGGCCCCCGCCGAACACGGCGAATGCTTTGTG TTGCAAGATGGCATGGAGGTAGATCTTG ACCTGGGCAACTACGAGCGCTACCTCGCCATTCGCCTGACGGGCGAGCACAACATCACCACCGGCAAGGTGTACAGGCACGTCATCGACAAGGAGCGCCGCGGCGACTACCTCGGAAAGACGGTGCAGGT CGTCCCCCACGTCACCGATGCCATCCAGGACTGGATCGAGCGCGTGGCCAAGATTCCCACAGATGACTCCGGCGAAGAGCCTGACGTCTGCATTATCGAGCTTGG AGGCACTGTTGGTGATATTGAGAGC ATGCCCTACGTCGAGGCATTGACCCAAT TGCGCCACAGAGCAGGAAGCGGCAACTTCATTCAGATCCACGTCTCCTACGTCCCAACCATCCATGGCGAGCAGAAGACGAAGCCCACACAGCATGCCGTGAAGACGGTCCGCAGTTACGGTCTTGTCCCTGATATG ATCGCCTGCCGTTGCGAGCAGCCTCTCGAGGAGGCCACGGTCAAGAAGATTGCCCTCCTCTGCCAGGTCGACGTGCCccaggtcctcgtcgttcGTGACATGCCCACCATCTACCAGGTTCCCCTCCTTTTGGAGGAGCAGAACCTCATCCCCTTCTTGCGCAAGGCCGTCAATCTCGACGCCCTGCACATCCCCCAGTCCCGCattgccgagggcgaggcgctCTGGAAGACGTGGGCGTCAGTCGTCAGCCGCCCGTCCGACGGTGAGATCaacatcgccctcgtcggcaagTACGTCAAGTCGCAGGACGCCTACCTGTCCGTCGTCAAGGCTTTGGAGCACTCGGCCATGCACCTGCGCAAGAAGCTCAACATCTGCTGGGTGGATGCCGAGCACCTCGAGCCCCAGGCCAAGTCCCAGGACCAGGCCCAGTACCACAAGGCGTGGCACGATGTGTGCACCGCCTCGGGTATCATCGTCCCCGGTGGTTTCGGCACCAGAGGTACCGAGGGCATGATGAAGGTCTCCAAATGGGCGCGCGAGAACGGCACCCCCTTCCTCGGT GTCTGCCTCGGTTTCCAAACCGCCATCATCCAGTACGCCCGTGACTTCCTCAACATCGTCAACGCCACCTCGGAGGAGTtcgacgcctcggccgagaaCAAGGTTGTCATCTACATGCCCGAGATCAGCCGTGACAAGCTTGGCGGTACCATGCGGCTGGGTCTGCGCCCGACCGAGTTCCAGCCCGGCAGCGAGTGGTCCAAACTGCGCTCGCTGTACGGTGAGGCCGATTCCGTCGAGGAAAGACACCGCCACCGTTACGAGGCCAACCCGGCCTACGTCGAGAAGCTGACCGAGGCTGGCCTCAACTTTGTCGGCAAGGACGAGACCGGTGAGCGCATGGAGATCTTTGAGATCAAGGACCACCCGTACTTTGTCGGTACTCAGTTCCACGCCGAGTACCAGTCCAAGGTCCTCAACCCGAGC AGACCCTACCTCGGCTTCATTGCCGCCAGCGCTGGATGCCTCGACCAGGTCATCAAGGAGCAGCTCGCGGCCGCCAAGTTGGCCAACGGCACCAACCACGTCGTCTAA
- a CDS encoding Putative peptidase M20, bacterial exopeptidase dimerization domain-containing protein: MTSSAPPTDYQRLDAWIDAHFDEEVSFLQALVRVPTDTPPGNNAPHAERTAELLREFGFEAERHPVPAAEVCAYGMESITNLIVRRHYGSGAGRTVALNAHGDVVPPGEGWTRDPYAAEVEDGVLYGRAAAVSKSDFATFTFAVRALEALGAPLRGAVELHFTYDEEFGGELGPGWLLRQGLTKPDLLIAAGFSYEVVTAHNGCLQMEVTVRGNQAHAAIPDTGVDALQGAVAVLNALYALNTGYRRVRSGVKGITHPYLNVGRIEGGTNTNVVPGKVAFKLDRRMIPEEDPAEVEAEIRRTISDAAASVPGIEVDVRRLLLANSMRPLPGNKPLVEAIQTHGGEVFGRPIPAMGTPLYTDVRLYAEAGVPGVVYGAGPRTVLESHAKRADERLQLEDLRGATKVIARSLRDLLAAE; encoded by the coding sequence ATGACCAGTTCCGCTCCTCCCACCGACTACCAGCGCCTCGACGCCTGGATCGACGCTCacttcgacgaggaggtgaGCTTCCTCCAGGCTCTGGTGCGCGTGCCCACCGACACGCCGCCCGGCAACAATGCGCCGCACGCGGAGCGCACCGCCGAGCTGTTGCGGGAATTCGGCTTCGAAGCCGAGCGCCACCCGgtgcccgccgccgaggtctGCGCCTACGGCATGGAGTCCATCACAAACCTTATAGTCCGCCGTCACTATGGCTCTGGCGCCGGCCGCACCGTGGCGCTCAACGCCCACGGCGACGTGGTGCCTCCGGGCGAGGGCTGGACGCGCGATCCgtacgccgccgaggtcgaggacggcgtcctcTACGGCCGggctgccgccgtcagcaAGAGCGACTTCGCGACCTTCACGTTCGCGGTGCGCGCGCTGGAGGCGCTCGGCGCCCCGTTGCGCGGCGCGGTCGAGCTTCACTTCACCTACGACGAGGAGTTCGGAGGCGAGCTCGGCCCCGGCTGGCTGCTGCGTCAAGGTCTCACGAAGCCCGACCTGCTCATCGCCGCGGGCTTCTCGTACGAGGTCGTCACGGCCCACAACGGGTGCCTCCAGATGGAGGTCACCGTCCGCGGGAACCAggcccacgccgccatcccGGACACCGGGGTCGACGCGCTGCagggcgccgtcgcggtCCTCAACGCGCTGTACGCACTGAACACGGGCTACCGCCGGGTGCGCTCGGGGGTGAAAGGCATTACCCACCCCTACCTCAACGTCGGCCGcatcgagggcggcacgAACACCAACGTCGTGCCCGGCAAGGTGGCGTTCAAGCTCGACCGCCGCATGATCCCCGAGGAGgacccggccgaggtcgaagccGAGATCCGCCGGACCATCTccgacgccgcggcctcggTGCCCGGGATCGAGGTGGACGTCCGCCGTCTGCTGCTCGCGAACTCGATGCGCCCGCTCCCGGGCAACAAGCCGCTGGTGGAAGCAATCCAGAcgcacggcggcgaggtcttTGGCCGGCCGATTCCGGCGATGGGTACGCCGCTCTACACCGACGTGCGGCTATACGCCGAGGCGGGCGTCCCAGGTGTCGTctacggcgccggcccaCGGACGGTGTTGGAGTCCCACGCCAAGCGGGCTGATGAGCGGCTTCAGCTCGAGGATCTCAGGGGCGCGACAAAGGTCATCGCACGCAGCTTGCGCGACCTGCTAGCTGCGGAGTAG